The region GCAGCGGGTGGCCACACTCTTTTATTCTTCGGACACCGTTTAATAACATATATCATTCaactagattttttattaattaacttaaatggaattatttttttatcagatccCAAATAGTTCATCTGACTCAGTTCTTTTTAAACACTTCATTTAAATCAATCGCATTCACACGTTGATATCTTGAAGGATGTCATTTCGTAATTCACGTGATCAgttaaaaaccattaattgCTGTTTCAgaacatttcttttttcttttttctgtttttaaggCTAAACAACTATTTATAGAGAGACTTGAACAGTTCTCACCTGTCCATACATCTGACgagtttcaaaaattaaaatctattaattTCTGTATTAAATTATTGCTATCATTTTCTCCTCAATTATTATCCAGGCAAAGGTCAAGACTTATTTGTAAGAAATATCACATGATGTAGCTTGTCAAGGAATCCCAGATGCAATTATACAACACCGTCATCGCGTGTAAAACACACAGACCCCCTCAAGACGTAATAAATCCATAGGAAAGATCATAAGCTAAgctcaagattaaaaaaaaagcaacggAAAAATCGTTAtggttaattttaataatatgcaaacaataacttatattttttaattataaaaatagtctaaaattagaaacaaaataaacagcACGAAGCATTTGATTAATATGTAGGTGGTAGGGTTGGgcacattaattattatttttaatagagtGCAAACAAATTGATTCGAATTGTGAGTTTTAGTACAATTAAGCAAGAGTTAATTGCAAATAACTAAGTAAATTGGTACAGTGCAAAACTaagctatttaaaaaatttagagtagttttgtttttttgtttaataaatattttttaaaattcaatttttttataattttaaattattttatatgttaatatcaaaaatattattttgatatattttgaaataaaaattattttaaaaaataatatttattatgccTCCCAAtattattttgcttttcaaaataattttaaattaaaatgtattaaaataattttttatttttaatatttacctattaagataataaaaacaataattttagattaaattttttaaaaaaatattaataatatttttaatacaaaacaaattaggaactacaaaaagaaaatccagATGGATTTTGTTGTCGGGCCTCCTTAGATCCTGTAATAATTATGGATgccattgttttctttttccatttatGGAATATCTTTATGCCTCGTTGTTATCGGGTTAATAAGCTCACAATTCCCACTactttaattaaatttactGGTGTGGCcctttatcaattatttttctttttatgactATTTATGTCCCACCACTTAACGAAGTCTTTGCTTCCAAGTTTAGTTGTTAGATGTTGAGCTGCCGTGACAAGTAAGACTCGTTTTTCATCACTTAACTaagactttttctttttttacagtaTGTTTGGGCGTgaggttgttgttgttttttaaaatatattttatattaaaatatattaaaatgatatatttttttattttttaaaaattatttttgaaatcagtgtatcaaaacgatttaaaaaatataaaaaactaatttttaacaaaaaaaattaaattttttaaaaatacaagcacAATTACATCCCAAACACTAACTTAATCCAATGTTAAAATGATTTCATGAATTTGATGACAATTTGAATTAGGCTATAGACTACTGTTGATTGTTGCAATAATACTCACTTAACATGAATTTTATGACAATTTGAACCAACTTAATATTGgatcagaagaagaaaaaaagtgaaatgattatattaaataaaaggaaTGTTTGAGCTTAATAACTCTATTATCATCATAGTAATAAACTCTACACTAACAAGTttgaatatcattattttaattttttataattagtttaaaaattaaacaaaagataataataaacctgtgtatattttgtttgaaattgtttttatctataatatgttattgttaaataataatataaaataatttacagaGCCTCGCACAAAAACTTAAGTTTTAGAATAAAATGTTTACTTGACAGACATTACTCAACAATTTCTTGATTTCTAGAAAGATGGTATTTTTATCTATGTCCAGTCCAGGACAATAATACGGAGTCTTAGAGGAAGACAGGATAATGTATCTGTATGTGTTTGGTAATGTCAAAAGTGCTATTTCAAAATGATTTCCGTCTAATGGTACTCGACGAGGGTCAAAAGAGTCAACTTTCGCTAGGTGGTTTGCTCTGGTCCCCAGCTGGTTTATCTACccacaaaacagaaatcacggAGCCGGTTTCATCTCGATCTTTTAACAGCGCTTCCCATCTGTCCAGTCAATCTCTTATCTAATCTTCATAAATTCCACCATTGCACCTTCCATccaaatccaacaaaaaaaaaaatcaggaaaaaGAACAATTGGTAGCTAGCTATGGTCGCAAAAACGAACCTTtcccaccacctcctcctcctcctcgtcTCCACCCTCCTCCACCTCTTCACTACCACATTTGCCATCGGTGTTAACTACGGGACCCTAGGCAACAACCTTCCCCCACCCTCCCAGGTTGCCAACTTTATCAAAACTCAAACGATCATTGACAGCATCAAAATCTTTGACACAAACCATGACATTCTCAATGCCTTTGCCAATACTGGCATTACTGTGACGGTCACGGTTGGCAATGGTGATATTCCTTCCCTTGCCAATTTAAACAGCGCCCGGGGATGGGTTGCTGCCAATATTGCACCGTTCCATCCACAGACAAGGATTAATAGGATTGTTGTTGGTAATGAAATTATGGCCACTGCTAATAAGCCTTGGATTTCTAATCTCGTGCCTGCCATGCGGACCATTCACAAGGCTCTTCTTCTTGCTGGAATCAGAAATGTTCAGGTATTACTATTCGTAATTACATTAGAAGATTTCCCCTTTTTTTAGGTTtcttatgataaaaatagtgaATGATAATCCAAAGATCTGTAGTTTATTAGTACTCTTGAAATGTAATTAAGAATAATGGACcttaaccttcttttttttcctctcaattttTCACAGGTCACAACACCTCATTCTCTTGGCATACTCTCAATCTCCGAGCCACCAAGTGCGGGCCAGTTCAGGCGTGGCTTCGACCGAGCCATATTTGCACCCATGCTCCAATTTTTAAGGGAAACCAAATCACCCTTCATGGTTAACCCGTACCCTTATTTTGGCTACTCTCCAAAAATGGCAAACTATGCTCTTTTCAAGCGCAACAGAGGTGTGCATGATAGATACACTGGCATTACATACACTAACATGTATGATGCAATGTTGGATGCTACTTATTCAGCAATGAGAAAATTGGGCTATGGTGATGTGGGCATTGTAGTGGGCGAGACAGGTTGGCCCTCGGTTTGTGACCCTGGTCAACCAGCTTGTAGCATGGAGAATGCTGCTTGGTTCAATGGGAATTTGGTTAGACGTGCTAGACAAGGGAAAGGCACACCTTTGATGCCAAACCGGCGGTTTGAGACTTATATTTTCTCGTTGTTCAATGAGAATCTCAAACCCGGCCCGACCGCTGAAAGAAACTGGGGGCTGTTTAGGCCTGATTTTAGCCCAATTTACGATGCTGGCATTTTGCGCAATGGGCAGGTATGTTATGATCTGCagaattcattttttctttttactagaGGTGCTTGATTTGGTTTTCAATAATGTTCGAGCTTAAGTTTAAAATTCTATTATCCAATGCGTTATGTAGAGAGGCAGTGGTCGCGGTGGTGGAAGGCAGAGGCCCCGACCAACCCCAGGGAAGCAGTGGTGTGTGCCAAAACCTGGCGTTAGTGATCAAGCTTTGCAAGCAAACATAGACTATGCATGCAGCCAGGGTGTGGATTGCAAGCCTATTCAACCTGGTGGTGCCTGCTTTGATCCTAACAATGTGAGATCTCATGCTTCGTATGTGATGAACTTTTTTTACCAAACCCACGGTCGCCAAGCTTTCAATTGTGATTTCTCCAACACCGGTGTCCTAACTGCTGTCAACCCAGGTAAGTGAAATGTGTTTTACTCGATTCGTTAAGCTTAATTAATAGATTAAATATGctgtttttttatagaattgcAAGTTCGTATCTCGAGAAATATTAGTAGAATTGGTACTTCGATAAGAGGAAACAATTTTCGTTGTCTAATATTTGGTCTTGTGTTTGTGTACAGGTCACGGCACATGCAGATTCATCTGAGATCGAATGTCGAATGTCGAATGTCGAATGGCTCAGTatctaactaattaattaaaattagtgcTTCAATTAAGAAGTAATTTATGTACCTGTTTGTTGTAAGAACATAGATTTGAAATCTAATCGTACGACATTTCAGCTTAAAGcgtgtttggaaaaaaaaaaattcaaattttttgaaaacgcagccgcagccgcgttcccaaacggtgccttaaAACACACTACTGTTCTTCTTGCAAGCCATGTTATTGCTGAGAGTGTTCCGCAGTTGGGCTTTCATTTGTGGTTATGTCACTTGCTGTTCAGCTTCTTTGGACAATTCCAGTTcagaaacaaaaatatgaaaacttcggctaaaagaaatgaaaaagaaagaaggtggTGGTGGCCACTGGCCAGGGCCGCCAGGCCACCTACATTCATCTCCATAGgcttaaaagataaaaagaaaaggcaaaagatGTCTGACagaatcaaataaattgattggCCGGAGCAAATTATCTTGATTCttgatgttattattaatttttttttttttttgggggggggggggggggcgtgGGCTCCTTTACAAAACCGTGTACGCGTTACGCGTTCACGccaataaatataaagaaagagataaTCTTTCTCAATGGCAAGTCATGTTCCAAAACGAAGGCAGTCGATTCGACTGGTCATGTTCACACTGCAAAaggacaataaaaaagaaaatctgccTCCATTTCAACTAATAGAACAGGGCCAACCGTGTTCAACCGCCACGTTTGACATCGACACAATCGAAGCATCATTTCATGACCAGCAGTTCACACATCCATGATACAAGTCTCCCATGATACCCTCCACTTCCCAAGGCATTTCTTTCGTGTGGATTTGCAACACGGCTTCTCCATAGCAATATCTTGCTTCACCACCATTCCCATGGGGACCCTTCGGCCTAAATTTACCTCTAAAAAGGAAATATCCAAATCAATATCTTCCATTCCAGAATTCCGCCTATTCATCGTAAAAAGTCAAAACATTTAACGCCAATTCCAGCTGGCTCTTCCTATatatttcaccacttctctttGGATTAATTAACTGGTTCTGCATCGACTCTCTAAGTAGCTGTCccgttctttatttatttataaatccaCAAAGTTTCCGACATCTCTTTCATATCtcaaaaaaaagagagcctTGATCACATGGCCACTATCACTACCACATCCATCACTACCGCCCTTCTCATCATCTCCACCCTCCTCCACTTTTCCACCACAGCCTTTGCGATCGGTGTCAATTATGGTACCCTAGCCAACAATCTTCCGTCACCATCTCAGGTGGCTAGCTTCCTCAAAACACAAACAACTATCGATAGCATCAAAATCTTTGACACCAATCCTGATATTCTTCGCGCTTTTGCCAATTCGAACATCACCGTGACTGTCACTGTAGGTAATGGTGATATTCCTGCTCTTGTAGATGTAAATGCCGCCAGCCAATGGGTTGCAAACAATATCAAGCCATATTATCCGCAAACAAGGATTAAACTCATCGCTGTTGGCAATGAAATCTTGTTTACTGGTAATAAAGAGTGGATTTCTCGTCTCGTTCCCTGCATGAAGTCCTTGCATCAGGCTCTTGTTCATGCTGGAATCAAAGATGTTCAGGTAGGATGATTTCTTCTTTCTATTGTCACATGAAcgactttcataaaaaaaaaaaaagtccatctTCTTTTTGAAATGGTAATCggtaattttttccttttttttccccttcgaATAGATTTAGTTCATGATTTGTACTCaatatttaaatgaattgatcattaaaataattttagaaaactcAAGATACATATCGTTATATATAAGCTATAGCTTCAAGCTAGTACTATGCAAATCAAATAagatttaattatcattaagtaagaaaaaaatgt is a window of Populus nigra chromosome 10, ddPopNigr1.1, whole genome shotgun sequence DNA encoding:
- the LOC133704606 gene encoding glucan endo-1,3-beta-glucosidase-like — translated: MVAKTNLSHHLLLLLVSTLLHLFTTTFAIGVNYGTLGNNLPPPSQVANFIKTQTIIDSIKIFDTNHDILNAFANTGITVTVTVGNGDIPSLANLNSARGWVAANIAPFHPQTRINRIVVGNEIMATANKPWISNLVPAMRTIHKALLLAGIRNVQVTTPHSLGILSISEPPSAGQFRRGFDRAIFAPMLQFLRETKSPFMVNPYPYFGYSPKMANYALFKRNRGVHDRYTGITYTNMYDAMLDATYSAMRKLGYGDVGIVVGETGWPSVCDPGQPACSMENAAWFNGNLVRRARQGKGTPLMPNRRFETYIFSLFNENLKPGPTAERNWGLFRPDFSPIYDAGILRNGQRGSGRGGGRQRPRPTPGKQWCVPKPGVSDQALQANIDYACSQGVDCKPIQPGGACFDPNNVRSHASYVMNFFYQTHGRQAFNCDFSNTGVLTAVNPGHGTCRFI